Proteins from one Mycobacterium sp. EPa45 genomic window:
- a CDS encoding alpha/beta fold hydrolase → MISDDELIRLDDEFALLPENAAQAGVSGELPSVARIESGPISALKWGAEAPQVVFLHGGGQNAHTWDTVILGLGVPALAIDLPGHGRSAWREDGDYGPRLNAETLRPVLNEWAPSPRLVVGMSLGGLTALRIATVEPTLVPELVLVDVTPSAPERHEQMSQAQLGAVALVQGERTFESFAAMLDVTVAASPTRSRESLRRGVFHNSKQLDDGTWTWRYDSFRKGAKSGDGLPESFAGLWDDVPSITMPTTLVRGANSFFVNDEDADEFARTAPGFQRVIKVPDSGHSVQGDQPRALIEILRDVLAG, encoded by the coding sequence GTGATCTCCGATGACGAACTGATCCGCCTCGACGACGAATTCGCGCTGCTGCCCGAGAACGCCGCGCAGGCCGGAGTCAGTGGCGAGTTACCGTCGGTCGCCAGGATCGAATCCGGCCCGATCAGCGCGCTGAAGTGGGGCGCCGAAGCGCCGCAGGTCGTCTTCCTGCACGGCGGCGGCCAGAACGCCCACACCTGGGACACCGTCATCCTCGGTCTGGGTGTTCCGGCGCTCGCGATCGACCTGCCCGGCCATGGCCGCTCGGCCTGGCGAGAAGACGGCGACTACGGCCCCCGGCTGAACGCCGAAACGTTGCGGCCTGTGCTGAACGAATGGGCGCCGAGCCCCCGACTGGTGGTCGGGATGTCATTGGGCGGGTTGACCGCGCTGCGCATCGCGACCGTCGAGCCGACCCTGGTTCCCGAGCTGGTGCTCGTCGACGTCACCCCCTCGGCGCCCGAGCGTCATGAACAGATGAGCCAGGCTCAGCTGGGCGCGGTCGCCCTGGTGCAGGGCGAGCGCACGTTCGAGAGCTTCGCGGCCATGCTGGACGTCACCGTCGCCGCCTCCCCGACCCGGAGCCGAGAGTCGCTGCGCCGCGGCGTCTTTCACAACTCAAAGCAGCTCGACGACGGCACCTGGACCTGGCGTTACGACTCGTTCCGAAAGGGCGCGAAATCCGGCGACGGACTGCCCGAGTCGTTCGCCGGCCTGTGGGACGACGTCCCGTCCATCACCATGCCCACCACGCTGGTGCGCGGCGCCAACTCGTTCTTCGTCAACGACGAGGATGCCGACGAATTCGCCCGAACCGCACCAGGATTCCAGCGCGTGATCAAGGTTCCCGACTCAGGTCACTCGGTCCAGGGTGACCAACCCCGCGCGCTGATCGAGATTCTGCGAGACGTGCTCGCCGGCTGA
- a CDS encoding cytochrome P450: MTTLEMPDGYYADTPIPSGRTAAVDYLRKPGPVYRVGSLWMITSYEGVRFAQKHPELFSSARAFDGVANAVQMIPIAIDPPKHADYRRVLDPMFGPKRMAEMDGDLRAQLRGHIDKFAPLGRCDVVADLSYKFPTQAILTLFGLPLEHLPTFLTWVSGIIKGADISSLGQETSQSVIDCSIALFGFLAEQIEIKKTHPGDDMLSNILALDGDEAWTDAEILGLCFLIILAGLDTVTGAIGFALLTLAKDPVLRHRLIDDSSLIPPFVEEVLRLDGPVPGVPRVTTADVEVEGVTIPANSQVMLMLFTANRDGPYAYTANEMDLNAKAVHLGFGGGIHRCLGSHLARRELRLTIEEFHARIPDYRLAGEATTLWPAGTFGLESLPLEFEPC; encoded by the coding sequence ATGACGACGCTGGAAATGCCTGACGGCTACTATGCGGATACTCCGATCCCGAGCGGGCGTACCGCCGCCGTGGACTATCTGCGGAAGCCAGGGCCGGTGTATCGGGTCGGTTCGCTGTGGATGATCACCAGTTACGAGGGCGTCCGGTTCGCCCAGAAGCACCCCGAGTTGTTTTCCTCGGCGCGGGCCTTCGACGGGGTCGCCAACGCCGTGCAGATGATTCCGATCGCGATCGATCCGCCCAAGCACGCGGACTACCGGCGGGTGCTGGATCCGATGTTCGGCCCCAAACGCATGGCGGAAATGGACGGCGATCTGCGGGCGCAGTTGCGCGGGCACATCGACAAGTTCGCCCCGCTCGGCCGCTGCGACGTCGTCGCCGACCTGTCCTACAAATTCCCCACCCAGGCGATCCTGACATTGTTCGGCCTGCCGCTGGAGCACCTGCCCACATTCCTGACCTGGGTGAGCGGGATCATCAAGGGTGCCGACATCTCGTCACTGGGCCAGGAGACGTCGCAGTCGGTAATCGATTGCAGCATAGCACTTTTCGGGTTCCTCGCCGAGCAGATCGAGATCAAGAAAACTCACCCTGGCGACGATATGCTGAGCAACATCTTGGCCCTCGACGGCGACGAAGCCTGGACGGACGCCGAGATCCTCGGGTTGTGCTTCCTGATCATCCTGGCGGGGCTGGACACCGTCACCGGTGCGATCGGTTTCGCATTGCTCACCCTGGCCAAGGACCCGGTACTGCGTCACCGGCTGATCGACGACTCGTCGTTGATCCCGCCTTTCGTCGAAGAGGTGCTGCGTTTGGACGGCCCGGTACCGGGCGTGCCGCGCGTGACGACCGCCGACGTCGAGGTCGAAGGCGTGACGATCCCGGCGAACTCACAGGTCATGCTGATGCTGTTCACCGCGAATCGCGATGGGCCGTATGCCTATACGGCGAACGAGATGGATCTGAACGCCAAGGCCGTCCACCTCGGATTCGGCGGTGGTATCCACCGGTGCCTCGGTTCGCACCTGGCACGCCGCGAACTGCGGCTGACCATCGAGGAGTTCCACGCGCGCATTCCGGACTACCGGTTGGCCGGCGAGGCCACCACGCTGTGGCCCGCCGGCACCTTCGGTCTGGAGTCGCTGCCGCTGGAATTCGAGCCCTGCTAG
- a CDS encoding GntR family transcriptional regulator — protein sequence MPKRYGVKEKDLVVAYVLDMLLTGRLRSGDRLDRNEITAALGLSRVPVQEGLNQLEHDGILESRYHRGAFVRRFDADVLREHHEVHGLLTGAAAARAAADPRPDVLDRLEQLMAGMRAATESREFLNTADAYREIVLEEYAGPRLTAGIRASRGFMPQEFWATHPDTVAQLLPLAEAEHAAIRRRHPAAARQACLDRTDLMADVLVVELHRRGVLGGHLDSV from the coding sequence ATGCCCAAACGCTACGGGGTCAAAGAGAAGGACTTGGTCGTTGCGTACGTCCTCGACATGCTCCTCACCGGCCGGCTGCGGTCGGGAGATCGGCTGGACCGCAACGAGATCACCGCTGCCCTCGGGCTGAGTCGCGTGCCCGTCCAGGAAGGGCTCAATCAGCTCGAACACGACGGCATCCTGGAGTCGCGTTATCACCGCGGGGCGTTCGTCCGCCGCTTCGACGCGGACGTACTACGCGAGCACCATGAGGTACACGGTCTGTTGACCGGTGCGGCGGCCGCCCGCGCCGCCGCCGATCCCCGGCCCGATGTACTCGACAGACTCGAGCAGTTGATGGCCGGCATGCGTGCCGCGACCGAATCGCGCGAATTCCTCAACACCGCAGACGCGTACCGCGAGATCGTGCTCGAGGAATACGCCGGCCCGCGCCTGACCGCGGGCATCCGCGCGTCACGCGGCTTCATGCCGCAGGAGTTCTGGGCCACCCATCCCGACACCGTGGCCCAGCTGTTGCCGCTCGCCGAGGCCGAGCACGCCGCGATCCGCCGTCGCCATCCGGCGGCAGCGCGACAGGCCTGCCTGGACCGTACCGATCTGATGGCCGACGTGCTGGTCGTCGAGCTGCATCGGCGCGGGGTGCTCGGTGGTCACTTGGATTCCGTCTGA
- a CDS encoding SDR family oxidoreductase — protein MKTALITGASGGIGSAIADALAPTHTLLLAGRPSARLDAVATRLGATTWPLDLTDPDGIEAAAEPLAELDVLVHNAGVAYPGRFDDSIPEQWRACFEVNVTGPVALTQALLPALRAARGHVVFINSGAGLNASPGLAAYSASKFAQRAFADSLRADVPELRVTSVHPGRVDTEMQQDLVAYEGGQYDPAKFLKPETVARIVADVIASPPDAHTHQVVVRPR, from the coding sequence ATGAAGACCGCTCTCATCACCGGGGCCAGTGGCGGGATCGGATCCGCGATCGCCGATGCGCTGGCGCCCACCCACACACTGCTGTTGGCAGGCCGGCCGTCCGCCCGGCTCGACGCCGTCGCCACCCGCCTCGGCGCCACCACCTGGCCGCTGGACCTCACCGACCCCGACGGGATCGAGGCTGCAGCCGAGCCGCTCGCCGAGCTCGATGTGCTGGTCCACAACGCCGGCGTCGCATACCCGGGGCGGTTCGACGACTCGATCCCCGAACAGTGGCGGGCCTGCTTCGAGGTGAATGTCACCGGGCCCGTCGCCCTCACCCAGGCGCTGCTGCCTGCGCTGCGGGCAGCGCGCGGACACGTCGTCTTCATCAACTCCGGCGCGGGACTGAACGCATCGCCCGGGCTGGCCGCCTATTCGGCGAGCAAGTTCGCCCAGCGAGCGTTCGCCGATTCGCTTCGCGCGGACGTACCCGAGCTGCGCGTCACCAGCGTGCACCCCGGCCGGGTCGACACGGAGATGCAACAGGACCTCGTCGCCTACGAAGGCGGCCAGTACGACCCGGCGAAGTTCCTCAAGCCGGAGACCGTCGCGCGGATCGTCGCCGACGTGATCGCCAGCCCACCCGACGCGCACACCCATCAGGTGGTCGTCCGGCCACGCTGA
- a CDS encoding amylo-alpha-1,6-glucosidase translates to MAYDPSFGPTQLAARAAYLLRGNDLGVMTSAAPLLYPHMWSWDAAFVAVGLAPLSVERAVVELDTLLSAQWTNGMIPHIVFANGVDGYFPGPARWATSALAANAPRTRHTSGITQPPVHAIAVQRILDRARTRGRSTRAVAEAFLDRRWPDLVRWHRWLAEARDQNGHGRITLYHGWESGMDNSPRWDSAYANVIPGNLPEYQREDNHIVTDASQRPSDTEYDRYLWLLEEMKSVRYDDDLLPKVMSFAVEDVFVSAIFAVACDVLANIGEDYKRPNADVRDLYSWAQRFRQGVVETTDERTGAARDFDVRTDKWIATETAAQFAPLLCGGLPHDRERALLRVLEGPRFSGHPDLKYAVIPSTSPVSKDFRPREYWRGPVWPVLTWLFSWAFARRGWSERSLLLRQEGLRQASDGTFAEYYEPFTGEPLGSMQQSWTAAAVLDWLG, encoded by the coding sequence GTGGCATACGACCCGAGCTTCGGCCCGACACAGTTGGCGGCCCGCGCGGCCTACCTTCTGCGCGGTAACGACCTGGGCGTGATGACCTCCGCGGCGCCACTGCTCTATCCGCACATGTGGAGCTGGGACGCGGCGTTCGTCGCCGTCGGACTGGCCCCGCTGAGCGTCGAGCGCGCCGTGGTCGAACTCGACACCCTGCTGTCGGCGCAGTGGACGAACGGGATGATCCCGCACATCGTGTTCGCCAACGGGGTCGACGGATACTTCCCGGGCCCGGCCCGCTGGGCCACCTCGGCGTTGGCGGCCAACGCCCCGCGCACCCGGCACACCTCGGGTATCACCCAGCCGCCGGTGCATGCCATTGCGGTGCAACGCATTCTGGATCGTGCCCGCACCAGGGGCCGCTCCACCCGTGCCGTCGCCGAAGCATTCCTGGACCGCCGCTGGCCGGATCTGGTGCGCTGGCATCGCTGGCTGGCCGAGGCCCGCGATCAAAACGGCCACGGGCGCATCACCCTGTACCACGGCTGGGAATCCGGGATGGACAACTCGCCACGCTGGGATTCCGCGTACGCCAACGTGATTCCCGGCAATCTGCCGGAGTACCAGCGCGAGGACAACCACATCGTCACCGATGCCAGCCAGCGGCCGTCCGACACCGAGTACGACCGCTACCTGTGGCTGCTCGAAGAGATGAAATCGGTTCGCTACGACGACGATCTGCTGCCGAAGGTGATGAGCTTCGCCGTCGAAGACGTCTTCGTCTCGGCGATCTTCGCGGTGGCGTGCGATGTGTTGGCCAACATCGGCGAGGACTACAAACGGCCCAACGCCGACGTCCGTGACCTCTACTCGTGGGCCCAGCGGTTCCGGCAGGGCGTCGTCGAGACGACCGACGAAAGGACCGGGGCTGCACGGGATTTCGATGTCAGAACAGACAAATGGATCGCCACCGAGACGGCCGCGCAGTTTGCACCGCTGCTGTGCGGCGGCTTGCCGCACGACCGCGAACGTGCGCTGCTGCGGGTTCTGGAAGGCCCCCGGTTCAGCGGACACCCGGACCTGAAATATGCGGTGATCCCCTCGACGTCACCGGTTTCCAAGGATTTCCGGCCCCGGGAGTACTGGCGTGGCCCGGTCTGGCCGGTGCTGACATGGCTGTTCTCGTGGGCGTTCGCGCGCCGGGGATGGTCGGAGCGCTCGCTGCTGCTACGCCAGGAAGGTCTTCGGCAGGCCAGCGACGGCACCTTCGCCGAGTATTACGAGCCGTTCACCGGCGAGCCACTGGGCAGCATGCAACAGTCCTGGACCGCCGCGGCGGTGTTGGACTGGCTGGGCTAG
- a CDS encoding LLM class F420-dependent oxidoreductase has protein sequence MTFPIRIGVQLQPQHSTDYDQIRDAVRRCEDIGVDVVFNWDHFFPLYGDPEGAHFECWTMLGAWAEQTSRVQIGALVTCNSYRNPELLADMARTVDHISDGRLILGIGSGWKQKDYDEYGYDFGTVGSRLDDLAGALPRIKSRLAKLNPAPTREIPILIGGQGEKKTLRLVAEHGDIWHGFTNAETYPGKAEVLDRHCSDVGREPGQIERSSGVEGRDRDTIVANAEALTGLGVTLLTVGCDGPDYDLGPAEALVSWRDSR, from the coding sequence GTGACCTTCCCCATTCGCATCGGCGTGCAATTGCAGCCGCAGCATTCCACCGATTACGACCAGATCCGCGATGCCGTCCGCCGCTGTGAGGACATCGGCGTCGACGTGGTCTTCAACTGGGACCACTTCTTCCCGCTCTACGGCGATCCCGAAGGTGCGCACTTCGAGTGCTGGACCATGTTGGGCGCCTGGGCCGAGCAGACCTCGCGCGTGCAGATCGGCGCGCTGGTCACCTGCAACTCGTATCGCAACCCGGAACTGCTGGCCGATATGGCTCGCACCGTCGACCACATCTCGGACGGCCGGCTGATCCTGGGCATCGGCTCGGGCTGGAAGCAAAAGGATTACGACGAGTACGGCTACGACTTCGGCACGGTCGGTAGCCGCCTCGACGACCTCGCGGGTGCGCTGCCGCGCATCAAATCGCGGCTGGCCAAGCTGAACCCGGCGCCGACCCGGGAGATCCCCATCCTCATCGGCGGCCAGGGCGAGAAGAAGACCCTGCGCCTGGTTGCCGAGCACGGGGATATCTGGCACGGCTTCACCAACGCCGAGACCTACCCCGGCAAGGCCGAGGTGCTCGACCGGCACTGCTCGGACGTCGGCCGCGAGCCGGGCCAGATCGAGCGTTCCTCGGGTGTGGAAGGCCGCGACCGCGACACCATCGTCGCCAACGCGGAGGCCCTGACCGGGTTGGGCGTGACGCTGCTGACCGTCGGCTGCGACGGACCGGACTACGACCTCGGGCCGGCCGAGGCTTTGGTGAGCTGGCGCGACAGCCGCTAG
- a CDS encoding MarR family winged helix-turn-helix transcriptional regulator, with protein MIEAEPQVTDLSGDLQRVLSKLFSVLRRADTKSSTAGADLTLAQLSILLTLLDQGPIRMTELAARERVRTPTTTVAIRRLEKLGLVKRSRDPSDLRAVLVEVTPQGLVQHREALAVRRANLAALLSKLTDEERDTLAAALRPLERLAEQAET; from the coding sequence ATGATTGAGGCCGAGCCGCAGGTCACTGACCTGTCCGGGGACCTGCAACGGGTCCTGTCGAAGCTCTTTTCGGTCTTGCGCCGTGCCGACACCAAGTCCAGTACCGCCGGAGCCGACCTCACCCTTGCACAGCTGTCCATCCTGCTGACCCTGCTGGATCAGGGTCCGATCCGGATGACCGAGCTGGCCGCGCGCGAACGCGTGCGCACCCCGACCACGACCGTGGCGATCCGCCGTCTGGAGAAGCTCGGGTTGGTCAAGCGGTCCCGTGACCCCTCGGATCTGCGGGCCGTGCTGGTCGAGGTCACCCCGCAGGGGCTGGTGCAGCACCGCGAGGCGCTGGCCGTGCGGCGCGCGAACCTGGCCGCCCTGCTGTCGAAGCTGACCGACGAAGAGCGCGACACTCTGGCCGCGGCACTGCGACCGCTGGAGCGGTTGGCCGAACAGGCCGAGACCTAG
- a CDS encoding amino acid ABC transporter ATP-binding protein encodes MASLPEPVSLASNDIHLAFGTNQVLRGVDLDVPAGTTTAVIGPSGSGKSTLLRTLNRLYEPDRGDILLDGKSVLSDDPDALRQRIGMVFQQFNLFPHRSVLDNVALAPRKLKRLSADESRELALAQLDRVGLKHKAEVRPATLSGGQQQRVAIARALAMAPQVMFFDEATSALDPELVKGILALIAELGSDGMTMVVVTHEMGFAQSTADSVVFMDYGQVIESGPPDKIFTAAETERLQRFLSQVL; translated from the coding sequence ATGGCGTCTCTTCCCGAGCCGGTTTCGTTGGCCTCCAACGACATTCACCTGGCATTCGGCACCAACCAGGTGTTGCGCGGCGTAGACCTCGACGTTCCCGCCGGCACCACGACGGCAGTGATCGGGCCGTCGGGCTCGGGTAAGTCGACGCTGCTGCGCACGCTGAACCGACTCTACGAACCCGACCGCGGGGACATCCTGCTCGACGGCAAGTCCGTGCTGAGTGACGATCCCGACGCACTGCGCCAGCGCATCGGCATGGTGTTCCAGCAGTTCAATCTCTTCCCGCACCGCAGCGTGCTGGACAACGTCGCACTGGCGCCACGCAAGCTCAAGCGGCTGTCGGCCGACGAGTCTCGCGAGCTGGCGCTGGCACAACTGGACCGAGTCGGGCTCAAACACAAGGCCGAGGTGCGCCCGGCCACGCTCTCCGGCGGCCAGCAGCAGCGCGTCGCGATCGCGCGGGCACTGGCGATGGCCCCGCAGGTGATGTTCTTCGACGAGGCCACCTCGGCTCTGGATCCCGAGCTGGTCAAGGGCATCTTGGCGCTGATCGCCGAGCTCGGTTCGGACGGGATGACGATGGTGGTCGTCACCCACGAGATGGGGTTCGCCCAGTCGACCGCGGATTCGGTGGTGTTCATGGACTACGGCCAGGTGATCGAATCCGGGCCACCGGACAAGATCTTCACGGCCGCCGAGACCGAGCGTCTGCAGCGTTTCCTGTCGCAAGTTCTGTAA
- a CDS encoding ABC transporter substrate-binding protein/permease, with amino-acid sequence MPLHIRLAAMLSVLLMVAGLVAAAPAGADQCAPPGKESASALPTNLAAAAKGPEADKYTTATVEPLTSVNRDGLGLITPGTLTVGTLSDAPPSICIDSKGQFTGFDNELLRAIADKLGLKISFVGTEFSGLLAQVAARRFDVGSSSITTTDARRRTVGFTNGYDFGYFSLVVPSGSPITGFEKLGPGQRIGVVQGTVQEAYLVDTLHLQPVKFPDYNTVYASLKTRQIDAWVAPSQQAVGTVKPGDPAQIVENTFSLDNFVAYAVANENKPLIDALNAGLDAVIADGTWSRLYSDWVPRALPPGWKPGSKAAPVPQLPDFAAIAAAHKKPAGTATAPKSVLTQLRESFVDWNLYKQAIPDLLTTGLPNTLILTISASVIGLLLGMVLAVAGISRSRWLRWPARVYTDIFRGLPEVVIILLIGLGIGPVVGGLTGNNPYPLGIAALGLMAAAYIGEIFRSGIQSVDAGQLEASRALGFSYASSMRLVVVPQGVRRVLPALVNQFISLLKASSLVYFLGLIASQRELFQVGRDLNAQTGNLSPLVAAGLFYLLLTIPLTHLVNYIDARLRRGRTEPDDDPLAPPTTTQEMV; translated from the coding sequence ATGCCTTTACACATACGTCTGGCGGCAATGCTGTCGGTCCTGCTGATGGTCGCCGGGTTGGTGGCCGCCGCACCCGCGGGCGCGGACCAGTGCGCACCGCCGGGCAAGGAGTCGGCCAGTGCGCTGCCGACCAACCTGGCCGCCGCGGCCAAGGGGCCGGAAGCCGACAAGTACACCACCGCCACCGTGGAGCCGCTGACGTCGGTGAACCGGGACGGGCTCGGCCTGATCACCCCGGGCACGCTGACGGTGGGCACGCTGTCGGATGCGCCACCGAGTATCTGCATCGACTCGAAGGGACAGTTCACCGGGTTCGACAACGAGCTGCTGCGGGCGATCGCCGACAAGCTCGGCTTGAAGATCTCGTTCGTCGGCACCGAGTTCTCCGGTCTCCTCGCCCAGGTGGCCGCCCGTCGCTTCGACGTCGGATCGTCGTCGATCACCACCACCGATGCGCGCAGGCGAACCGTCGGCTTCACCAACGGCTACGACTTCGGCTACTTCTCGTTGGTGGTGCCGTCGGGTTCACCGATCACCGGCTTCGAAAAACTCGGACCGGGTCAACGCATCGGGGTGGTGCAGGGCACCGTGCAGGAGGCCTACCTGGTCGACACACTGCACCTGCAGCCGGTGAAGTTCCCCGACTACAACACCGTCTACGCCAGCCTGAAGACCCGACAGATCGACGCATGGGTGGCTCCGTCACAGCAGGCGGTCGGCACGGTCAAGCCCGGCGATCCGGCGCAAATCGTTGAAAACACTTTCAGCTTGGACAATTTCGTCGCCTATGCGGTGGCGAATGAGAACAAGCCGTTGATCGACGCGTTGAACGCAGGGCTCGATGCCGTCATCGCCGACGGCACCTGGTCGCGGCTGTACTCCGACTGGGTGCCCAGAGCTTTACCACCGGGCTGGAAGCCGGGGTCCAAGGCGGCGCCCGTACCGCAGCTGCCGGACTTCGCCGCAATCGCCGCGGCTCACAAGAAACCCGCCGGCACGGCGACAGCCCCGAAGTCGGTGCTGACGCAGCTGCGCGAGTCGTTCGTGGACTGGAACCTCTACAAGCAGGCGATCCCCGATCTGCTCACCACCGGGCTGCCCAACACGTTGATCCTGACCATCAGCGCCAGTGTCATCGGGCTGCTGCTCGGCATGGTGCTGGCCGTCGCCGGCATCTCGCGCTCGCGATGGCTGCGTTGGCCGGCCCGGGTCTACACCGACATCTTCCGCGGGTTGCCGGAGGTGGTGATCATCCTGCTGATCGGCCTGGGTATCGGGCCGGTCGTCGGCGGTCTGACCGGCAACAACCCGTACCCGCTGGGCATCGCCGCGCTCGGACTGATGGCGGCGGCCTATATCGGCGAGATCTTCCGCTCCGGCATTCAGAGCGTGGACGCCGGGCAGCTGGAGGCGTCGCGCGCACTCGGGTTCAGTTATGCCTCGTCGATGCGATTGGTGGTCGTCCCGCAGGGTGTGCGACGCGTGCTCCCCGCCTTGGTGAACCAGTTCATCTCGCTGCTGAAAGCCTCGTCGCTGGTGTATTTCCTCGGTCTGATCGCCAGTCAGCGCGAGCTGTTCCAGGTGGGCCGTGACCTCAACGCACAAACCGGCAATCTGTCGCCGTTGGTGGCGGCCGGCCTGTTCTACCTGTTGCTGACGATTCCGCTGACCCACCTGGTGAACTACATCGACGCCCGGCTACGCCGCGGCCGCACGGAGCCCGACGACGATCCGCTCGCGCCGCCCACCACGACCCAGGAGATGGTGTGA